One Terriglobia bacterium DNA segment encodes these proteins:
- a CDS encoding MBL fold metallo-hydrolase codes for MQVKFWGVRGSTPTPQAENLRYGGNTSCVEVRVNGNIYVFDCGTGFRNLGKQLTKEFENKPIHAHIFISHFHWDHIQGIPFFQPLYDNPENYFFFHSSSRSRGLQRAIEEQMSDPYFPVDMSEMAAHRHFYDIEEDRIAFDDCVIQSMWLNHPQGCLGFRLETENHVLVYATDNEPGHPIFDKNVRKLAAGADVLIYDAQYLPEEYAAKKRGWGHSHWREAVNIVMESGTKELVLFHHDPDHSDECIDSIVKTARDHYPKVRAASEGMEIQV; via the coding sequence ATGCAAGTCAAGTTCTGGGGCGTGCGAGGATCGACACCGACCCCGCAGGCGGAGAACCTGCGATACGGGGGCAACACCTCGTGCGTCGAAGTGCGCGTCAATGGGAACATCTACGTCTTCGACTGCGGCACCGGCTTCCGCAACCTGGGCAAGCAGCTGACCAAGGAATTCGAGAACAAGCCCATCCACGCGCACATCTTCATCTCCCACTTCCACTGGGACCACATCCAGGGCATCCCCTTCTTCCAGCCGCTGTACGACAATCCGGAGAACTATTTCTTCTTCCACTCATCCAGCCGCTCGCGGGGCCTGCAGCGCGCCATCGAGGAACAGATGTCGGACCCCTACTTCCCCGTGGACATGAGCGAGATGGCGGCGCACCGGCACTTCTACGACATCGAGGAAGACCGCATCGCCTTCGACGATTGCGTGATCCAATCCATGTGGCTGAACCACCCGCAGGGCTGTCTCGGCTTCCGCCTGGAGACCGAGAACCACGTGCTGGTGTACGCCACCGACAACGAACCCGGCCATCCCATCTTCGACAAGAATGTGCGCAAGCTGGCCGCGGGCGCCGACGTCCTCATCTATGACGCGCAGTACCTGCCCGAGGAGTACGCCGCCAAGAAGCGCGGCTGGGGCCACAGCCACTGGCGCGAGGCGGTCAACATCGTGATGGAGAGCGGGACCAAGGAGTTGGTCCTGTTCCACCACGACCCCGACCACTCCGACGAGTGCATCGACAGCATCGTCAAGACCGCGCGCGACCACTACCCCAAGGTGCGCGCCGCCAGCGAGGGCATGGAGATCCAGGTCTGA